A genomic stretch from Lathyrus oleraceus cultivar Zhongwan6 chromosome 2, CAAS_Psat_ZW6_1.0, whole genome shotgun sequence includes:
- the LOC127123070 gene encoding uncharacterized protein LOC127123070, whose protein sequence is MAAHHVQFQEETRNYQKNTTASIKYLEVQMGQIAQQLASSSQTQGALPIANVPNPREHHNVSDVTTRSGKSDEVVEEVDEEEDQLIKVDLEIKENEVVREEVVAPKPVVKETVIEPKPVVKLPFPTRNKKKGQHEKNFEKFLELFMKLEINIPLLEGMKIPIKKKDRGVVTIPCTIGDRSFNKALIDPGASVSLMPLSIYKKLGIGVVQDTRMIL, encoded by the exons ATGGCAGCTCATCATGTtcaatttcaagaagaaaccCGGAACTATCAGAAAAACACCACAGCATCCATTAAATATCttgaagtccaaatgggtcaAATCGCTCAGCAATTAGCATCGAGTTCTCAAACACAAGGTGCTCTACCTATTGCAAATGTGCCCAATCCTAGAGAGCATCATAATGTGAGTGATGTGACAACAAGAAGTGGTAAATCGGATGAAGTTGTTGAGGAAgtggatgaagaggaagaccAATTGATCAAAGTGGACCTGgagatcaaagaaaatgaagttgttaGGGAAGAAGTGGTAGCACCAAAACCTGTTGTAAAAGAAACAGTCATTGAGCCTAAGCCGGTTGTTAAGCTTCCCTTCCCCACTAGAAATAAGAAAAAAGGacaacatgagaaaaactttgaaaaattcttaGAGTTGTTCATGAAGCTGGAGATTAACATTCCTTTGTTGGAG GGCATGAAGATTCCGATAAAGAAAAAAGATCGAGGAGTTGTCACCATCCCATGTACTATTGGAGATAGGTCGTTCAACAAAGCTCTTATTGATCcgggagctagtgtgagtctcaTGCCATTATCTATTTACAAGAAGCTTGGTATAGGGGTTGTGCAAGATACCAGGATGATACTCTAA